GGAAACTTTCTGGAATACCGACATCAAATCAATTCAGAAAGATTTACAGAATCTCAAATACAGCGCAGCACCGTTTCAACTGGACCAGCTGATGGCCAAGGTCAAATCCCGGAAATCCAATTTCAACAAAGACATCGTCATTATCAGTGACGCCGCGGGCATCAGGGAAAAAGACCTGAAAAGCGTCGATAAGGATTTCAATACCTATTTTATTGTCCCGAAAGCCGAGCAGAAAAACAACATGGCCGTCGACAGTGTTTTCATCAACCAGACTTTGGATAAGTTTTACGAGATTGGGGTGAAACTATCAGCCTATGGTGAGCAGGAAAAAGAAACGCCGATCGCAATTTACAACAATGGTAAGCTTATTGCCAAAACGCTTATCCGCATGGACGGGGCACAAAAGACGATGAATTTCTCCATCCCGAAAGCCCAATTTAACGGGTATGTTTCGATCGAAGACAGCGGGATCAGCTACGACAACACCTTGTATTTCACGATATCGGACCCGAAGAAAGTAAACGTCATCAGCATAGGCGAAGCAGACAAGTCGGCGTTTCTGGGGAAGATTTTTACCGAAACCGAGTTCAATTACGCCAATTTCCCTATAGCGGCGCTCGATTACAACCTGTTGCAGAAGCAGGATGCTATCGTGCTGAACGAACTTAAGGACATACCACAGGCTTTACAGGCTACGCTCAGGTCATTTTCGGAAAAAGGCGGCAACATCGTGCTGATCCCTGCCGCGGAAAGTACGGCCGCGAATCTCAATGCGTTTCTGGCCAATTTCGGTTCGATTAAATTTGGCGCGCTGCAAAACACCGAAAAACTCATCACCCAGATTTCTTTCGGACATCCACTGTACAGCGGTGTTTTTGAGAAAAAAGCGGACAATTTTCAGTTTCCGCAGACAAAAGCCTCCTTTTCAGTCACCACAGCCAGTCCCGGCATTTTGAACTACCAGGATAAGAGCACCTTCCTGACCTCGCTGCAGAATCCGCTTTCCTCTGTGTACATTTTCAGCGCGCCAATCAACAAGGTCAACTCCAACTTCCAGAACTCGCCTTTGATCGTGCCCACGTTCTACAATATGGCGCAAAGCATACGCAAAACGGGCGCCGTTGCCCTGACAATCGGAAAAAATCAACCGTACCTCGTCGACGCGAAATTGGATAAGGACGATATTGTCGAACTTAGGAATATACAACAAAACGGTGAAAAATTCATTCCGATACAACAGGCACTCAACGATAAGGTAAAACTTACGTTCAACGATTATCCTCAGTCAGCAGGCAATTACGGTATTTTCAGGCAGGACGAACTGCTGCAGGACATCAGTTTCAATTACGACCGTACTGAAGGCAATCTCGCTGCCGCAGATGAAGAAATGCTATCCGGCTTTAAGGTTATTTCAGACGTGGAAACGGTTTTCGACACCTTGCAGACTGACCGGACCGACAATGAAATCTGGAAATGGTTTGCAGTACTGACGCTGCTCTTCCTGACTGTTGAACTTTTCATTCAAAAATTCGTAAAATGAACCTGATCATCCGAAAAGCCACGATTATCGA
The nucleotide sequence above comes from Flavobacterium magnum. Encoded proteins:
- a CDS encoding vWA domain-containing protein, with protein sequence MQFKHPEILYFLFLLIVPILVHLFQLRRFKKEYFTNVRFLKELSIQTRKSSKLKKWLLLATRLLILAAIIIAFAQPFFKAKDSNQVTNEMYVLLDNSFSMQVKGQKGELLKRAVEDLLEHVPENQTFSLLTNSETFWNTDIKSIQKDLQNLKYSAAPFQLDQLMAKVKSRKSNFNKDIVIISDAAGIREKDLKSVDKDFNTYFIVPKAEQKNNMAVDSVFINQTLDKFYEIGVKLSAYGEQEKETPIAIYNNGKLIAKTLIRMDGAQKTMNFSIPKAQFNGYVSIEDSGISYDNTLYFTISDPKKVNVISIGEADKSAFLGKIFTETEFNYANFPIAALDYNLLQKQDAIVLNELKDIPQALQATLRSFSEKGGNIVLIPAAESTAANLNAFLANFGSIKFGALQNTEKLITQISFGHPLYSGVFEKKADNFQFPQTKASFSVTTASPGILNYQDKSTFLTSLQNPLSSVYIFSAPINKVNSNFQNSPLIVPTFYNMAQSIRKTGAVALTIGKNQPYLVDAKLDKDDIVELRNIQQNGEKFIPIQQALNDKVKLTFNDYPQSAGNYGIFRQDELLQDISFNYDRTEGNLAAADEEMLSGFKVISDVETVFDTLQTDRTDNEIWKWFAVLTLLFLTVELFIQKFVK